The following proteins come from a genomic window of Sorex araneus isolate mSorAra2 chromosome 1, mSorAra2.pri, whole genome shotgun sequence:
- the TSC1 gene encoding hamartin isoform X1 has protein sequence MPACPGSASRETMAQQPSLGELLAMLDSPVLSVRDDVAAVFRENLSSDRGPMLVNALVDYYMESSSQAVLDILTTLQEPHDKHLLDKMNEYVGKAASRLATLVLLGHVVKLQPSWKHKLSQAPLLPSLLKCLKVDTDVLVLTTGVLVLIILLPMIPQCGKQHLHDFFDIFGRLSSWCLKKPGHVTEVFLVHLHASVYALFHRLYGMYPCNFVSFLRSHYSMKENLETFEEVVKPMMEHVRIHPELVTGSKDHELDPRRWKRLETHDVVIECARISLDPAEASYEDGYSLPQPVSARFAACVADPSASPHGDTPSSHGSATSTPHSSSRLTAFSSPGQLPQTLSSPSARLSAEPPSQASLWSPSMICGLTTPPTSPGNGPPDASHPYSKVFGTAGGKGTPLGTPATSPPPAPLCAPDDATAAPGRKEEKADAARPCLHRQHHLPNDRGAELLSDHKGSVPLSDLPGFLGGLASEEDSVEKDKEEAAISQELSEITPADAEPLVPRGGFDSPFYRDSVPGCLPSCPRKLQPAASCAAGPGGNPEPPHSALDRPGPDTPKQTFTPIEPPCARAAHSPAGGREPHAASDTSTLSPSPHKAPPPRAHGSARGQPPPYDQLFEVALPKTAHHFISKKTAELSRKQAGGAEEDLGPSCSPAEVLDRLIQQGADVHSAELSRSSLPSRSVDWTHFGGSPPADEVRTLRAQLLLLRTQMVYERFQCQQHAQRNRRLLRRAIRAAALEEHNAAMKDQLKLQEKDIQLLKSCLQREQARYGQLQEQRDTVVSHLHGQVRQLQQDREEFYSQSQELQTKLQDCRNMVAELRLELKKANSRVCQAELQLSQLARKLSNSESVQQQMEFLNRQLLVLGEVNELYLEQLQNKHADTTQEVEMMKAAYRKELEKHRSHLLQQSQRLDTSQKRVQELEAHLAKKDHLLVEQKKYLEDVKAQARQQLQAAEGRYVAQKRITQAFELEILDLYGRLEKGGLLRKREEATADAAMAEERRDRGSDGCSGPAAGRGEEVSDRNGESRPPRPGGELPTPEKGPGLRAGPLGGRWEPAAGEPAVGSLPSSRSFLGMKARELFRNKSESQCDEDGVAGVGPSEASGSDPGRDAGGDPESPRPSPPNPDSVGQLRIMDYNETHHEHS, from the exons CACCTCTTGGACAAGATGAATGAATACGTGGGCAAGGCCGCCTCTCGGCTGGCCAccctggtgctgctggggcaCGTCGTGAAGCTGCAGCCGTCCTGGAAACACAAACTCTCTCAGGCCCccctcctgccttctctgctcaaATGTCTCAAG GTGGACACGGACGTGCTGGTGCTCACCACGGGCGTCCTCGTGCTCATCATCCTGCTGCCCATGATCCCCCAGTGCGGGAAGCAGCACCTGCACGATTTCTTTGACATTTTCGGCCGCCTCTCCTCCTGGTGCCTGAAGAAGCCAG GCCACGTGACGGAGGTCTTCCTGGTGCACCTGCACGCCAGCGTCTACGCGCTCTTCCACCGCCTCTACGGGATGTACCCCTGCAACTTCGTGTCCTTCCTGCGCTCACACTACAGCATGAAGGAGAACCTGGAGACTTTCGAGGAGGTGGTCAAG CCAATGATGGAGCACGTACGCATTCACCCGGAGCTAGTGACTGGATCCAAGGACCACGAACTGGACCCTCGAAG GTGGAAGAGGTTAGAGACGCACGATGTCGTGATCGAGTGTGCCAGGATCTCCCTGGACCCCGCCGAAGCCTCCTACGAAGACGGCTACTCTCTGCCCCAGCCCGTCTCCGCGCGCTTCGCTGCCTGCGTGGCCGACCCCAGCGCCAGCCCTCACGGGGACACGCCGAGCAGCCACG GGAGTGCCACTTCCACCCCTCACTCCTCTTCTCGGCTGACTGCGTTCAGCTCGCCAGGGCAGCTACCTCAGACCCTGAGTTCCCCGTCAGCACGGCTGTCGGCTGAACCGCCGTCACAG GCCTCCCTCTGGAGCCCTTCGATGATCTGTGGTCTGACCACCCCTCCGACGTCTCCCGGGAACGGCCCCCCTGACGCGTCTCATCCTTACAGTAAAGTCTTTGGTACCGCCG GTGGCAAAGGAACGCCCCTGGGGACCCCGGCCACCTCACCTCCGCCAGCCCCTCTCTGCGCCCCGGACGACGCCACAGCCGCCCCCGGCAGGAAG GAGGAAAAAGCGGACGCCGCCCGGCCCTGTTTGCACAGACAGCACCACCTTCCCAACGACCGAGGAGCAG AGCTGCTTTCTGACCACAAGGGCTCTGTGCCTCTGAGTGATCTGCCTGGGTTTCTCGGCGGGCTGGCGTCTGAAGAAGACAGCGTTGAAAAGGACAAGGAGGAAG cgGCAATATCTCAAGAGCTTTCTGAGATCACCCCGGCCGACGCCGAGCCCCTGGTCCCCCGAGGTGGCTTCGACTCTCCCTTCTACCGCGACAGTGTTCCTGGCTGTCTCCCCAGCTGTCCCAGGAAGCTGCAGCCGGCTGCCTCGTGTGCCGCGGGCCCCGGCGGGAACCCTGAGCCGCCCCACTCGGCCCTGGACAGGCCGGGGCCCGACACACCAAAGCAAACCTTCACTCCCATCGAGCCGCCCTGTGCGCGTGCCGCCCACAGCCCCGCGGGAGGCCGGGAGCCCCACGCAGCCTCGGACACCAGcaccctctctcccagcccccacaaGGCCCCGCCGCCCAGGGCCCACGGCTCCGCCAGGGGCCAGCCTCCCCCGTACGACCAGCTCTTCGAGGTGGCACTGCCAAAGACCGCCCATCACTTCATCAGCAAGAAGACCGCCGAGCTGTCCCGGAAGCAGGCCGGGGGCGCCGAGGAGGACCTGGGCCCGTCCTGCTCCCCGGCGGAAGTGCTGGACAGGCTGATCCAGCAGGGGGCGGACGTGCACAGCGCAGAGCTGAGCAG GTCGTCTCTGCCCAGCAGGTCTGTGGACTGGACCCATTTCGGAG GCTCCCCGCCGGCCGACGAGGTGCGCACGCTGCGGGCGCAGCTGCTCCTGCTGCGGACCCAGATGGTGTACGAGCGCTTCCAGTGCCAGCAGCACGCGCAGCGCAACCGCCGGCTCCTGCGCAGGGCCATCCGCGCCGCCGCCCTGGAGGAGCACAACGCCGCCATG AAAGACCAGCTGAAGCTGCAGGAGAAGGACATCCAGCTGCTGAAGTCCTGCCTGCAGAGGGAGCAGGCCCGCTACGGGCAGCTGCAGGAGCAGCGCGACACGGTGGTCAGCCACCTGCACGGCCAGGTCCGGCAGCTGCAGCAGGACCGCGAGGAGTTCTAcagccagagccaggagctgcAG ACGAAGCTGCAGGACTGCAGGAACATGGTCGCGGAGCTGCGGCTGGAGCTGAAGAAGGCCAACAGCAGGGTGTGCCAGGCGGAGCTGCAGCTCAGCCAGCTGGCGCGGAAG CTCTCCAACAGCGAGTCGGTGCAGCAGCAGATGGAGTTCCTGAACAGGCAGCTGCTGGTGCTGGGCGAGGTCAACGAGCTGTACCTGGAGCAGCTGCAGAACAAGCACGCGGACACCACGCAG GAGGTGGAGATGATGAAGGCCGCGTACCGGAAGGAGCTGGAGAAGCACCGGAGCCACCTTCTGCAGCAGAGCCAGAGGCTGGACACCTCCCAGAAGCGGGTCCAGGAGCTGGAAGCCCACCTGGCCAAGAAGGACCACCTGCTCGTGGAGCAGAAGAAGTACCTGGAGGACGTCAAGGCCCAGGCCAG GCAGCAGCTGCAGGCCGCGGAGGGCAGGTACGTGGCTCAGAAGCGGATCACGCAGGCCTTCGAGCTGGAGATCTTGGACCTGTACGGCAGGCTGGAGAAGGGCGGGCTCCTCAGGAAGCGCGAGGAGGCCACCGCGGACGCGGCGATGGCGGAAGAAAG GCGCGACCGCGGTAGCGACGGCTGCTCGGGCCCcgccgcggggcgcggggaggaggTGTCCGACCGCAACGGGGAGTCCCGGCCCCCCCGGCCTGGCGGCGAGCTCCCGACCCCCGAGAAGGGCCCCGGGCTGAGGGCAGGCCCGCTGGGCGGCCGCTGGGAGCCGGCCGCAGGGGAGCCGGCCGTGGGCTCGCTGCCCAGCTCACGGAGCTTCCTGGGCATGAAGGCGCGGGAGCTGTTCCGCAACAAGAGCGAGAGCCAGTGCGACGAGGACGGTGTGGCCGGCGTGGGCCCCTCGGAGGCCTCGGGCTCGGACCCGGGCAGAGACGCGGGGGGGGACCCGGAGAGCCCGCGCCCGTCTCCCCCAAACCCGGACAGCGTCGGACAGCTCCGCATCATGGACTATAACGAGACTCACCACGAACACAGCTAA
- the TSC1 gene encoding hamartin isoform X2 translates to MPACPGSASRETMAQQPSLGELLAMLDSPVLSVRDDVAAVFRENLSSDRGPMLVNALVDYYMESSSQAVLDILTTLQEPHDKHLLDKMNEYVGKAASRLATLVLLGHVVKLQPSWKHKLSQAPLLPSLLKCLKVDTDVLVLTTGVLVLIILLPMIPQCGKQHLHDFFDIFGRLSSWCLKKPGHVTEVFLVHLHASVYALFHRLYGMYPCNFVSFLRSHYSMKENLETFEEVVKPMMEHVRIHPELVTGSKDHELDPRRWKRLETHDVVIECARISLDPAEASYEDGYSLPQPVSARFAACVADPSASPHGDTPSSHGSATSTPHSSSRLTAFSSPGQLPQTLSSPSARLSAEPPSQASLWSPSMICGLTTPPTSPGNGPPDASHPYSKVFGTAGGKGTPLGTPATSPPPAPLCAPDDATAAPGRKEEKADAARPCLHRQHHLPNDRGAELLSDHKGSVPLSDLPGFLGGLASEEDSVEKDKEEAAISQELSEITPADAEPLVPRGGFDSPFYRDSVPGCLPSCPRKLQPAASCAAGPGGNPEPPHSALDRPGPDTPKQTFTPIEPPCARAAHSPAGGREPHAASDTSTLSPSPHKAPPPRAHGSARGQPPPYDQLFEVALPKTAHHFISKKTAELSRKQAGGAEEDLGPSCSPAEVLDRLIQQGADVHSAELSRSVDWTHFGGSPPADEVRTLRAQLLLLRTQMVYERFQCQQHAQRNRRLLRRAIRAAALEEHNAAMKDQLKLQEKDIQLLKSCLQREQARYGQLQEQRDTVVSHLHGQVRQLQQDREEFYSQSQELQTKLQDCRNMVAELRLELKKANSRVCQAELQLSQLARKLSNSESVQQQMEFLNRQLLVLGEVNELYLEQLQNKHADTTQEVEMMKAAYRKELEKHRSHLLQQSQRLDTSQKRVQELEAHLAKKDHLLVEQKKYLEDVKAQARQQLQAAEGRYVAQKRITQAFELEILDLYGRLEKGGLLRKREEATADAAMAEERRDRGSDGCSGPAAGRGEEVSDRNGESRPPRPGGELPTPEKGPGLRAGPLGGRWEPAAGEPAVGSLPSSRSFLGMKARELFRNKSESQCDEDGVAGVGPSEASGSDPGRDAGGDPESPRPSPPNPDSVGQLRIMDYNETHHEHS, encoded by the exons CACCTCTTGGACAAGATGAATGAATACGTGGGCAAGGCCGCCTCTCGGCTGGCCAccctggtgctgctggggcaCGTCGTGAAGCTGCAGCCGTCCTGGAAACACAAACTCTCTCAGGCCCccctcctgccttctctgctcaaATGTCTCAAG GTGGACACGGACGTGCTGGTGCTCACCACGGGCGTCCTCGTGCTCATCATCCTGCTGCCCATGATCCCCCAGTGCGGGAAGCAGCACCTGCACGATTTCTTTGACATTTTCGGCCGCCTCTCCTCCTGGTGCCTGAAGAAGCCAG GCCACGTGACGGAGGTCTTCCTGGTGCACCTGCACGCCAGCGTCTACGCGCTCTTCCACCGCCTCTACGGGATGTACCCCTGCAACTTCGTGTCCTTCCTGCGCTCACACTACAGCATGAAGGAGAACCTGGAGACTTTCGAGGAGGTGGTCAAG CCAATGATGGAGCACGTACGCATTCACCCGGAGCTAGTGACTGGATCCAAGGACCACGAACTGGACCCTCGAAG GTGGAAGAGGTTAGAGACGCACGATGTCGTGATCGAGTGTGCCAGGATCTCCCTGGACCCCGCCGAAGCCTCCTACGAAGACGGCTACTCTCTGCCCCAGCCCGTCTCCGCGCGCTTCGCTGCCTGCGTGGCCGACCCCAGCGCCAGCCCTCACGGGGACACGCCGAGCAGCCACG GGAGTGCCACTTCCACCCCTCACTCCTCTTCTCGGCTGACTGCGTTCAGCTCGCCAGGGCAGCTACCTCAGACCCTGAGTTCCCCGTCAGCACGGCTGTCGGCTGAACCGCCGTCACAG GCCTCCCTCTGGAGCCCTTCGATGATCTGTGGTCTGACCACCCCTCCGACGTCTCCCGGGAACGGCCCCCCTGACGCGTCTCATCCTTACAGTAAAGTCTTTGGTACCGCCG GTGGCAAAGGAACGCCCCTGGGGACCCCGGCCACCTCACCTCCGCCAGCCCCTCTCTGCGCCCCGGACGACGCCACAGCCGCCCCCGGCAGGAAG GAGGAAAAAGCGGACGCCGCCCGGCCCTGTTTGCACAGACAGCACCACCTTCCCAACGACCGAGGAGCAG AGCTGCTTTCTGACCACAAGGGCTCTGTGCCTCTGAGTGATCTGCCTGGGTTTCTCGGCGGGCTGGCGTCTGAAGAAGACAGCGTTGAAAAGGACAAGGAGGAAG cgGCAATATCTCAAGAGCTTTCTGAGATCACCCCGGCCGACGCCGAGCCCCTGGTCCCCCGAGGTGGCTTCGACTCTCCCTTCTACCGCGACAGTGTTCCTGGCTGTCTCCCCAGCTGTCCCAGGAAGCTGCAGCCGGCTGCCTCGTGTGCCGCGGGCCCCGGCGGGAACCCTGAGCCGCCCCACTCGGCCCTGGACAGGCCGGGGCCCGACACACCAAAGCAAACCTTCACTCCCATCGAGCCGCCCTGTGCGCGTGCCGCCCACAGCCCCGCGGGAGGCCGGGAGCCCCACGCAGCCTCGGACACCAGcaccctctctcccagcccccacaaGGCCCCGCCGCCCAGGGCCCACGGCTCCGCCAGGGGCCAGCCTCCCCCGTACGACCAGCTCTTCGAGGTGGCACTGCCAAAGACCGCCCATCACTTCATCAGCAAGAAGACCGCCGAGCTGTCCCGGAAGCAGGCCGGGGGCGCCGAGGAGGACCTGGGCCCGTCCTGCTCCCCGGCGGAAGTGCTGGACAGGCTGATCCAGCAGGGGGCGGACGTGCACAGCGCAGAGCTGAGCAG GTCTGTGGACTGGACCCATTTCGGAG GCTCCCCGCCGGCCGACGAGGTGCGCACGCTGCGGGCGCAGCTGCTCCTGCTGCGGACCCAGATGGTGTACGAGCGCTTCCAGTGCCAGCAGCACGCGCAGCGCAACCGCCGGCTCCTGCGCAGGGCCATCCGCGCCGCCGCCCTGGAGGAGCACAACGCCGCCATG AAAGACCAGCTGAAGCTGCAGGAGAAGGACATCCAGCTGCTGAAGTCCTGCCTGCAGAGGGAGCAGGCCCGCTACGGGCAGCTGCAGGAGCAGCGCGACACGGTGGTCAGCCACCTGCACGGCCAGGTCCGGCAGCTGCAGCAGGACCGCGAGGAGTTCTAcagccagagccaggagctgcAG ACGAAGCTGCAGGACTGCAGGAACATGGTCGCGGAGCTGCGGCTGGAGCTGAAGAAGGCCAACAGCAGGGTGTGCCAGGCGGAGCTGCAGCTCAGCCAGCTGGCGCGGAAG CTCTCCAACAGCGAGTCGGTGCAGCAGCAGATGGAGTTCCTGAACAGGCAGCTGCTGGTGCTGGGCGAGGTCAACGAGCTGTACCTGGAGCAGCTGCAGAACAAGCACGCGGACACCACGCAG GAGGTGGAGATGATGAAGGCCGCGTACCGGAAGGAGCTGGAGAAGCACCGGAGCCACCTTCTGCAGCAGAGCCAGAGGCTGGACACCTCCCAGAAGCGGGTCCAGGAGCTGGAAGCCCACCTGGCCAAGAAGGACCACCTGCTCGTGGAGCAGAAGAAGTACCTGGAGGACGTCAAGGCCCAGGCCAG GCAGCAGCTGCAGGCCGCGGAGGGCAGGTACGTGGCTCAGAAGCGGATCACGCAGGCCTTCGAGCTGGAGATCTTGGACCTGTACGGCAGGCTGGAGAAGGGCGGGCTCCTCAGGAAGCGCGAGGAGGCCACCGCGGACGCGGCGATGGCGGAAGAAAG GCGCGACCGCGGTAGCGACGGCTGCTCGGGCCCcgccgcggggcgcggggaggaggTGTCCGACCGCAACGGGGAGTCCCGGCCCCCCCGGCCTGGCGGCGAGCTCCCGACCCCCGAGAAGGGCCCCGGGCTGAGGGCAGGCCCGCTGGGCGGCCGCTGGGAGCCGGCCGCAGGGGAGCCGGCCGTGGGCTCGCTGCCCAGCTCACGGAGCTTCCTGGGCATGAAGGCGCGGGAGCTGTTCCGCAACAAGAGCGAGAGCCAGTGCGACGAGGACGGTGTGGCCGGCGTGGGCCCCTCGGAGGCCTCGGGCTCGGACCCGGGCAGAGACGCGGGGGGGGACCCGGAGAGCCCGCGCCCGTCTCCCCCAAACCCGGACAGCGTCGGACAGCTCCGCATCATGGACTATAACGAGACTCACCACGAACACAGCTAA
- the SPACA9 gene encoding sperm acrosome-associated protein 9 isoform X2 produces MNQLKEALRAVEQRYRLFQQQQFTFIAALEHCREHAHDKIRPVSTIAQVQTYMEHHCSSSTYRRVLCLFLDICAELARLCRHLEGLHAGTPVTSNILDKCKTLVSPSHDLSSLRAKYPHDVVNHLSCNEAKNHYGGVVSLIPLALDLMKEWVAHSEKLPRRALTHGAA; encoded by the exons ATGAACCAGCTGAAGGAGGCCCTGCGCGCCGTGGAGCAGCGGTACCGGCTCTTCCAGCAGCAGCAGTTCACCTTCATCGcggccctggagcactgtcgcGAGCACGCCCACGACAAGATCCGGCCCGTCTCCACCATCGCGCAG GTGCAGACCTACATGGAGCACCACTGCAGCAGCTCCACCTACCGCCGTGtcctctgcctgttcctggaCATCTGCgcggagctcgccaggctctgccggcacCTGGAGGGCCTGCACGCGGGCACACCGGTCACCAGCAACATCCTGGACAAGTGCAAGACGCTCGTCAGCCCGAGCCACGACCTCAGCAGCCTCCGCGCCAA GTACCCGCACGACGTGGTGAACCACCTGAGCTGCAACGAAGCCAAGAACCACTACGGTGGCGTGGTGAGCCTCATCCCGCTGGCGCTGGACCTGATGAAGGAGTGGGTGGCGCACTCGGAGAAGCTGCCGCGCAGGGCCCTGACGCAC GGGGCGGCTTAG
- the SPACA9 gene encoding sperm acrosome-associated protein 9 isoform X1, producing the protein MNQLKEALRAVEQRYRLFQQQQFTFIAALEHCREHAHDKIRPVSTIAQVQTYMEHHCSSSTYRRVLCLFLDICAELARLCRHLEGLHAGTPVTSNILDKCKTLVSPSHDLSSLRAKYPHDVVNHLSCNEAKNHYGGVVSLIPLALDLMKEWVAHSEKLPRRALTHVSESQLYQDAGYPRPPAHPQPGAGLPCGLRIRDELRGKKQSTRPPWRPPGRGL; encoded by the exons ATGAACCAGCTGAAGGAGGCCCTGCGCGCCGTGGAGCAGCGGTACCGGCTCTTCCAGCAGCAGCAGTTCACCTTCATCGcggccctggagcactgtcgcGAGCACGCCCACGACAAGATCCGGCCCGTCTCCACCATCGCGCAG GTGCAGACCTACATGGAGCACCACTGCAGCAGCTCCACCTACCGCCGTGtcctctgcctgttcctggaCATCTGCgcggagctcgccaggctctgccggcacCTGGAGGGCCTGCACGCGGGCACACCGGTCACCAGCAACATCCTGGACAAGTGCAAGACGCTCGTCAGCCCGAGCCACGACCTCAGCAGCCTCCGCGCCAA GTACCCGCACGACGTGGTGAACCACCTGAGCTGCAACGAAGCCAAGAACCACTACGGTGGCGTGGTGAGCCTCATCCCGCTGGCGCTGGACCTGATGAAGGAGTGGGTGGCGCACTCGGAGAAGCTGCCGCGCAGGGCCCTGACGCACGTGAGTGAGTCCCAGCTGTACCAGGATGCCGGCtacccgcgcccgcccgcccacccccagcccggcgCCGGGCTCCCGTGCGGGCTCCGCATCAGAGACGAGCTTAGGGGGAAGAAGCAGAGCACGCGGCCTCCCTGGAGACCACCCGGCAGGGGCCTGTAG